atgttttgaaaaaaataatattgtatttaaagttttttttttactttggaaactactatactgtatgtcttaaataaatgtaattgaatTATGATTTTACTATCGTAATAGGTTTAGTCTTGTTTGCCCACCTGCATTATTCTATTCAGTTATGCTAAACCTTAATCCATTATAACTGCTGTTACAATAATAATGCAGTAAATAATTATCCGCATCATTGTAATTGGGTTGAGATCTGTCTGTCCTTTCACAATTTACAAAGCTTTAATTTTTACTTTAAGAGTAAGAAATGAGTAGTTATTACCTACTAGAGACAAGCAAAAAGGTAgagcaaaatgtttcttttcatttcttgttcCAGGGCAATTTTCCAGTTACACCAGCTGTAGTCTGGATTCATTATAGAGATATATATTTACTTGGATATCCATAGTTTCACCATTTTAGGAGCTTGCTTGAAATCTAAACCTACTATAATACgtttagacaggaagaaaacTATTTCAGAAGCTGTGTTAATGCACTTTGAATGAAAGATGAATGGAAAACTTTAAAGGCAAAATGTGAAACTgtcagcaagttttttttccatttttaaataaataaagcttAGCATGTAAATCTTATCattcaaatataatttattttgcagtAAAGAATATCAAAAGTAAAATGTGGAACTATCTGGATTAAAATCTGAATAGATAAATACCCAGGTGCTGCTatgaaaaatactaaaagtaatgtAGGGAATAATGCAGAATAATTTTTGTGTGAGATCATAGCAATGCAGTTTTATTTGATTAAAGTTTAGATAAAAAtaccagcacatactgtaccaagtgATCTAGGATAGTCATTTTTTAGTTAAGAAACCACCGCTATATTACGAACAGTAGTTGCAATGTTGTGAGAATAACCTAAGGGATCTTCTTGAAGGAGTGATTGATCAGATTTCAAGATTGTTGAAGAGAAAAAACATCCATTGGGAAATGAACATTGGTTTAATTGGAAAAAgggatatatttatattattaatatcaatatattaatacaacatactgtacagtatcttaggtacagatgtagccattcaaaatgcattgtAAAACCCCGTACCATGGGTTTTAAACTACAGGCGGCTGTGGTGCGTGATTCGCTGGCCAAAGATGATCGAGAGGtagcacttgtggtgcattagttgTTGCTGAAACGagtgcttcatttaatctctcaaGCGCATATTTAAATCCGCTTTTAAACCACTTTAATGTCATAAACGCAACAACACGTGTTTCGTACACAAAAAATTGCATTCTCCCCTCTCCCTGTGGTGTgaagcagatcagcaggtcttttagTAATAACATAAATGAATGAACCTCCAGACCCTCTCCAGGGTACTCCGAAAGGAGGGACTGTTTCATGCCAGCTAAGGCATTATCACCTCGCAGTAGAGGGAAGGGAAGTGGGCTGTAATTTCACTCTCCATCAATACACATTCCCAATACTCACTGATGCAGCTTAAACCAAGTAATTCCTGGTTAACACTTTTGGTTTTAGGagaagaatgtgttttttttttgtgtatacGTTTTGTGTTGCATtggcaaaataatttaaactcaGCACTCACAAAGATTCTAAGTTGAttacgaggaagaaaaatcacctcaTGCATAATAAGTGGTATGTACCTATCTAAAAAcgttttttatagcttttaaagtcatgcaatgtctaagttaggcAGGGACGTGTCATtgcttcttattttttattttcttttaaaaaatgttaaaaaatcagCTTTCCATTTTTCGTAACTATAGTggggatgtacagtagcatataTGGGGGCTTGTTCGGGatctttgatttgttttgtggAGCCAATATTTTTTCCTTATTCACACATGCTGCACTTGGGGTAGTTTTAGTTTGTAGTGGTCTTTTGTATTACAGGAATTACAGTACTACAGTTTGTATTACGGGTCTATCATAGTTTTCATTTTAGAGGATTTTATTCTGTGTCCGACTTTGGAGCATTGTGTGAAAAGCTGAAAGGCAGATGTTTTATCGATATCAGATCCCTGAGGAAGGGATACAACCCCACACCCCCAACTGACAAAGGTGATATAAATCCATTCAAAAGAGTgcagtgtgttaacacaaaccctAAGACAGCCACCTGTGAGAACAAGGTGACTTTCTGTTCAATCTAgtgagagctacagtacagtcagatagattttaaattcttaaagCGACATTGGTTGTTTGTCAAATTCATCTACTTTGCACAGTACATGCCTTCTGAAAAGTTACCCTTTTCTCTCAGGGAAACTCATCaaagatttatatttataattctaAACTTGGATGATATGCTTCATGGAATCATTGTATAATCAAAACAACCCCCCCGCCCCACCCCCCACTGTTCGACACAAGTGATTCCCATGAAGTCAGATCCACAGGTATACTGAAACAGTAGTGCACATGGCAATGAAAGGCAGTGAGttcgtatactgtataaatatactctgtatacagtatgatcctGTATGGTTGCAaagacactacagtacagtatatgtgaaatatttttcttagtcaaaatttaaagttaaatttctTGTTGCTGAAATTTATATTAAGgtgaaaaatataatatatacaaaatatgtaTGGATGTGGATGCAAACCAGAAAGAGGCACACCATGTTTGCAACAAGCTAAAATAACAAACTATTTTTACTCATCCcgttatgtaaaaaatatagccaAAAGGATCGCTTTAAAGGTTAAATCCAAGCTAAAAACACAAGACTCAATGTGTcttctctataactcttcagtttactcatccatggtcattcattattaatattattaataatatattccatattgcattaaaatttgaacatttttacaaatataaaaataggcgATACACAACATGTCTCTATAAATCTTCAGTTTATAGAAAAATTCCTGCAGAGCCACACAACATTATCACAACATCACAAACAACAGTCGCTGGCTCACTTAAAGGTGTAACACATCTGTCTTCACTGTCATGGTACGATTCAACATATTGATAAGCTATTCTCCAGTTAATGGCAACTGTAACAATAACCAGTCTTCCCtactttgtttaacttaaagtattccgtgaagaaatccttaagcacaaaaccatcacttataataattcatccagatacacacactcatgcTGGAGCCAATTTTGCCAGAAACAACCTCCCAGTAAGTCTTTGAACTGTgccgtactgtacagtacagttttaaatttaaagtgaaATTGTTGGCTGAAATTtagattaagacaaaatatagattttcttaaATCGGATgcaaacctgaaagaggcacatcacgttcaaaacaaactaaaatagTGGactattcttatacagtatttggctATGTAAGgaacaaaccaaaagtaatgctCTGACTGGGCTTTGAACTGCCTGGGTGCAGCATGCTACATTACAGTCCATGAGTGTTCCATTGTCCATTACTACTGTAAGtacaataaatgttttgttttataaaatgtttccaaaacatccacttgtgatattttagctgtttagttacacaattccatatcaatattactatcaagtggtattaaatcagtacaactttttttactataacagaAAGGGGGGTTCTTACTATGTgctcttagaaaaggataaaatatgatgttagaacaagcacgttaaaaccataacccactgtaagtcaccaagttaaagactttgatgcataaaatatttatgaagaaggtggaatactattgtgtacattttagatttagctaccactaccatctactgtgTTTACATTAGGAACATTATGTATTACATTAtactactttttttattttcagataacAAAATTTACCTTTGGATTTTCTCTATGTGGTTGTAAACATGAAAGAGGCACATTACGTTCACAAGAGCAGTATAATAATAAgctcttttttatttatccaactgagcaatcttgcttttataaagtatacctactttttaattagtttaatatttaacatgctgcaatacacagtttaaaattaataaaagtctaaacagtacacaacttaaattctataattggaaaaagattgtccctcagcgtTGACTGGGATTCAAAACTaggcgttttctggtgacagcccaAATGCTCAACATGCCACATTAAGCTTTCAATAccccacctggcagttttacaaagtaCTGCAGCCCCACAACTGATTATTTCTAAAAAGCTGTGGTACCATACAGACACTGAACTGTGATCCCCTGCAGTATACCTCGCgaattctgaatggctggatctctATAAAGTGAAATGCAAAGGCAGAAGACCTGAATTGCTAAATTAATTGCATAACCCAAATACATATGAAGCACACAATTACTTCAAACAAATTTAAACCTGGACTGCTGGACAGAAATAGAAATCACCATTGTATAGATTTACAATGCAATGCATTATATGTGgcaaacaagacaaaaaaatcaaacataagCAGAAAACAATTTTTCTTTATGTTTAGAAACAGATGGTTGAGCTTCTAAGTAGCTCAACCAGTAAAGCTGCTTGTTCAGAGTGTGAGTTAAAGCCTTTAGTTTATGTATCGCTGATTCAGATATGTCATTGTATCACCTGTTCATATCTGGCAATGTCAAAGGTCCATGATTTCTAGAATTCTACAAGGAGGAATGGACAATTGGACCAGCACCATCAGAATCAACTGGACTAGGGTAATCTCACTAGCTGTAATTTACTATGCATCTATCATCTGACAGCATTATCACTGTGAGGTGCATCATTCCTTGAATTGATATGTACACTGCTGAGGTTGCTGGGGTCATGCTTTGGgtaggaatttaaaaaaatccttgaaTAATTTCcagaagcaaaaataatttctttatacagtatgtgtgtgtaacTTGCAAACTATATACACAAGCAGTCATCTGgaaatattcagttttttttcattttttaaatctaagcAAAACTATTTACAGGCTGCCCTAAACTGTTAAGTAGGGACAAGGAAGATTTCTATTATCTTATCAATCCAGTGATCTCCTCCagtcatttcttcaagcatTCCAGGAACTTAGTTTCACCAAAAGTTTCACCAAAATCCTTTTGTGTAAAATCATTGCTTTCTAATTTCAATCTTAAATGCGCTTGTTATATTTCAATTGACATTGAATCAATAGCTTCACTATTAGGTTAATATCTTGCATGATTCAGAGAttactttataataataataataataataataataataaaaaactttattttttatagcacctttaaaggtggcttctcaaagcgctttacaggatgacaataacaataaataagaagatttcataagataggacacaattataattacaacaatacaacaatatcaatagaggagaccgtggaaggtggaattaagaagagcagaggggtgaagaatggaaccagttaagtaaaggcttttctgaagaagaaggttttgagtctggatttgaaggagcttagagaaggtgactctctaatatccttgggcaaagagttccagagcttgggggcatagcaggagaaggccctgtcgcccatacaatgtagacaggcttgggggacagtaaggagggcagaatttgaagagcgaggttgcgaggtggggagtagggcgataaaagttcagacaggtattgaggtgccaagccatgtaaagccttataggagagcatgaggattttaaagtctatgcgGAAtgtgaccggaagccagtgcaaggactctaTGATAGgtgtaatgtgaacacttgcactagacctggtcaggattctggctgctgaattttggacatactgcagcttgttcagagtagatttagataccccagggagtagagcattgcaatagtcaatttgagagaatacaaatatgttgatcagcttttcagccacagttaatgatagcacagggcgtagtcttgcgatatttctaaagtgaaaaaaagatgttttgacagtatgctgtacatgtgggtcgaatgttaagccagaatcgaatataaccccaaggttgttcaattttgattgaagctcaagtacagagccatctacagacagggttacaggagtggctttacgaagttgatgggggtaccaataagcatgacttcagtcttgtcacagttaagatgaaggaagttttgagtcatccaaatttttatgtcagagatgcaattagatagaatagagacagccacatcagtgtcgggtttggtatggatgtatatttgagtgtcaatgtgatcttaaaagctgaccaagtgggaacatgtaaatgctgaagagcaaggggcccagtattgagccctgggggacaccagacttgacaagaccaatttcagacctgtacccattgagagagacaaagtgacagcgatcagtgaggtaagacttaaaccatttgagggcagtgtcagaaactccaaacacagtctcgagatgagaaagtaagatgttatggtcaacagtgtcaaaggcagcactgagatcaagaaggatgagtatggaaagagaaccagaatcagaagctataaggagatcgttggtgactttgactagggtggtttctgtgctgtgaagttgacggaagccagattggaggggtttgaaaaggttgtttgacatgaggtggttatgtaactgaagtgtaacagcacgttctagaattttagagagaaagggtaagttggagatggggccgaagttgttaagattgtcgagagccatgttaggcttctttggcacaggggtaatagcagcagttttgaggactgttggtacaatgccggtgctcaaggattcatgtattatattgaagacaatgggacagagagaagagaaacaggactggaataaagtggtgggaatgggatctaaaatatatgtggtgggtttcatgcacgtaactagtttgtttagggatgctgagtcaaaaagagagaagctggagagacaggaaccagagaagttggatgaggagggaggaagtATGGAAATTAATGGAAATtggagaatgtgatgccggatgttgtcaatcttagaactaaagaaatctaagaatgtgttgcaaaattgtgatgaggcaggtaatgtggtagggcagtttggcttgagcagtctgttgatggtggagaaaagatgtctggggttgttttggtgattttcaatgatgtgagagaagttgtgtcctttgttatgtgtaggggtacaaacaaactgagtaaggtcaaagcatcccaaaagagaaaggaagtctttagccagactggaagaggttgaatcaatgtgtatattaaagtcccctagaataaggatccttttaaatttaagggataagaatgagagaaaatcagcaaactcacctaagaagactccactgggtttgggtggtctgtaaactgtggcaataatagtagattgggggatagaaacatttaaaacaagacactcaaaagaagagggaggaggtatagtaataggacttagactgtaaaaaaggttgtaaataacaatgatgcccccgCCTCTGCCTGAAATACGCGGAAGGTCAAACAAACCATATCCAGGAGGAACTAGTTGGTTGAACAGGAGTCCatcgttttgtttgtgccatgtttcggttaaacacagaaggtccagttgtttttctttgataatgtcacataaaagaagagccttgctgttaacggAGCAGGTGTTGAGTAGcgctgatctggccagtctcGGGGATGCAGGGGGAAGCGGAGTGCGGTCCAGGTGCAGTAGTGAGAGGAGATTTTTTAGATCGGCGCCGGTACGTGATGGACTTACAGACGTGTGCCgaaaggcagggatagagaTTCCGCAGGCAGATGAATGAAAAAAACGGCGTCCTGTGCTGTGATGGATGTAGCGAGTCGGTCGTAAAATCCCAGTAAAACGGCAGTAATCGAATGTGTCTTTGACCAGGAAGtagctttgttttagttgaagaagttgcagtgcagtgtacctCAGAGACATGATCGATGAATCGAGACAggaaggaaatccagagaaggcgGTAGCAAGTGGGAAAGTCTTCAGTTGAGTAAGTTCACAATGCAGTGGAAGTCACATTTGTGAATTTGTAATGCGGAGCGGATAGCCTGAAGCGGATGAAAATAGATAAATTAGAAATCAGTGTAATCgaggagaaaaggaaaaaaaagagactttAACCTATCTCTCTTCAG
Above is a genomic segment from Lepisosteus oculatus isolate fLepOcu1 chromosome 1, fLepOcu1.hap2, whole genome shotgun sequence containing:
- the LOC138241182 gene encoding uncharacterized protein, encoding MSLRYTALQLLQLKQSYFLVKDTFDYCRFTGILRPTRYIHHSTGRRFFHSSACGISIPAFRHTSVSPSRTGADLKNLLSLLHLDRTPLPPASPRLARSALLNTCSVNSKALLLCDIIKEKQLDLLCLTETWHKQNDGLLFNQLVPPGYGLFDLPRISGRGGGIIVIYNLFYSLSPITIPPPSSFECLVLNVSIPQSTIIATVYRPPKPSGVFLGEFADFLSFLSLKFKRILILGDFNIHIDSTSSSLAKDFLSLLGCFDLTQFVCTPTHNTSLFLTQHP